One genomic segment of Helianthus annuus cultivar XRQ/B chromosome 14, HanXRQr2.0-SUNRISE, whole genome shotgun sequence includes these proteins:
- the LOC110907305 gene encoding protein MIZU-KUSSEI 1, producing the protein MAYPPVAPANFTTVECHKQVRSWRLLRSVMELLIQVCTCTLVQQEYNDNDNNNNHLIHPYHHPKSSSLVFPTTATNITGTIFGSRTGKVNFCIQTNPKSQTPILLLELTISTTFLAREMKNGNLRIALECSHELDQSSRDHKSLLSMPLWTMHCNGRKVGFAYKRQPSATDIKVLKHMETVHVGAGIVKAKDVKRGDDLMYLRGNFNRVSGKSMNLSETFHLIDPDGNLGQELSIFFFRRN; encoded by the coding sequence ATGGCCTATCCCCCGGTAGCTCCGGCCAACTTTACCACCGTGGAATGCCATAAACAAGTCCGTTCATGGCGGCTTCTTCGGTCGGTCATGGAACTCCTCATCCAAGTTTGCACTTGCACCCTTGTCCAACAAGAATACAACGacaacgacaacaacaacaaccatctAATACACCCTTACCACCACCCCAAATCATCATCTCTAGTCTTCCCAACCACCGCCACCAATATCACCGGCACCATCTTCGGTTCACGGACCGGAAAAGTTAACTTTTGTATCCAAACAAACCCTAAATCTCAAACCCCTATTCTCCTCCTTGAACTCACCATATCCACCACATTTTTAGCCCGTGAAATGAAAAATGGCAACCTAAGAATAGCCCTTGAGTGCTCACATGAACTTGATCAATCTTCTCGTGATCATAAATCTTTATTATCCATGCCATTATGGACCATGCATTGTAACGGAAGAAAAGTAGGGTTTGCATACAAGAGACAGCCATCAGCAACCGATATCAAGGTTCTAAAACACATGGAAACCGTGCATGTTGGCGCAGGGATTGTTAAGGCGAAAGACGTTAAACGAGGAGATGATCTAATGTACCTAAGGGGAAACTTCAATAGGGTTAGTGGTAAATCTATGAATCTATCGGAAACCTTCCATTTGATTGACCCAGATGGTAATCTTGGTCAGGAACTTAGTATATTCTTTTTCCGACGAAACTAG